One segment of Lepus europaeus isolate LE1 chromosome 16, mLepTim1.pri, whole genome shotgun sequence DNA contains the following:
- the OCIAD2 gene encoding OCIA domain-containing protein 2 isoform X2 — protein MLVTQGLVHQGYLAANPRFGSLPKVALAGILGFGLGKASYIGVCQSKFHSFENQLRGAGFGPHHNRHCLLTCEECKTRHGLSQKGDSQPSAS, from the exons ATGCTTGTCACCCAGGGACTAGTCCACCAAG GTTATTTAGCAGCTAATCCAAGATTTGGATCATTGCCTAAAGTTGCAC TTGCTGGTATCTTGGgatttggcctgggaaaggcatcTTACATTGGAGTGTGCCAGAGTAAATTCCATTCCTTTGAAAATCAGCTTCGTGGGGCTGGATTTGGTCCCCACCACAACAG gcacTGCCTGCTCACCTGTGAGGAATGCAAAACAAGGCATGGATTAAGCCAGAAGGGAGACTCGCAGCCATCAGCCTCCTAA